The following are from one region of the Segatella oris genome:
- a CDS encoding ABC transporter ATP-binding protein encodes MEMIALEHLTIGYKGKAVAADLQAALHAGEFTCLIGPNGVGKSTLLRTLSGFLPPLKGCVKLNGEDISSLRPHELAQRIGLVLTTKVDAGNITVTELVSMGRYPYTGFFGHLHDADCQIVNEAMAMVGITPLKSRLIHTLSDGERQKTMIAKALAQQTPVIFLDEPTAFLDFPSKVSMMQLLHQLAHRLNKTILLSTHDIEQALQVADRLWLLDNGVLHVGTPRELADNGSLARFIEQGKIMFDAVNMRINIG; translated from the coding sequence ATGGAAATGATTGCCTTGGAACATTTAACCATCGGATATAAGGGCAAAGCGGTGGCTGCCGACCTGCAAGCAGCCCTGCATGCGGGCGAGTTCACGTGCTTGATAGGCCCGAACGGTGTCGGGAAATCCACGCTGTTGCGCACGCTCTCGGGTTTTCTTCCTCCGCTGAAAGGCTGTGTAAAGCTCAACGGAGAAGACATTTCTTCGCTCAGGCCCCATGAACTCGCACAGCGGATTGGCCTTGTACTCACGACAAAAGTGGATGCAGGAAACATCACGGTGACCGAGCTTGTCAGCATGGGACGCTATCCTTACACGGGTTTCTTTGGTCATTTGCACGATGCCGACTGCCAAATTGTCAATGAAGCCATGGCCATGGTGGGCATAACACCACTGAAATCTCGACTCATCCACACGCTGAGTGACGGCGAACGACAGAAGACAATGATTGCAAAGGCATTGGCTCAGCAGACTCCGGTGATATTCCTCGACGAGCCAACGGCCTTTCTTGATTTCCCGAGCAAGGTCAGCATGATGCAGCTGCTGCACCAATTGGCCCACAGACTCAACAAAACCATCCTCCTTTCCACCCACGATATCGAACAGGCTTTGCAGGTTGCCGACCGCCTTTGGCTGCTTGACAATGGCGTGCTCCACGTAGGAACGCCACGTGAATTGGCCGACAATGGCTCACTTGCACGCTTTATCGAGCAAGGGAAAATCATGTTTGACGCAGTAAACATGCGCATCAACATAGGATAA
- a CDS encoding acyl-CoA thioesterase, whose protein sequence is MSKYIFETRMEVRDYECDIEGIVNNANYLHYTEHTRHCFLKHAGLSFAQMHEKGVDAVVARMQLAYKTPLRCDDEFISRMGLRKEGVRYVFNHDIFRANDERLCFHADVELVCLINGRLGNSEDYDRAFAPYWQTEEQK, encoded by the coding sequence ATGAGTAAATACATCTTTGAAACGCGCATGGAAGTGCGCGACTACGAATGTGATATCGAAGGTATTGTGAACAATGCCAACTATCTTCACTACACCGAACACACCAGACACTGCTTCTTGAAGCATGCCGGACTGAGCTTTGCACAGATGCATGAGAAAGGAGTTGATGCTGTTGTAGCCCGTATGCAGTTGGCTTATAAGACGCCACTCCGCTGTGATGACGAGTTCATCTCACGCATGGGACTGCGCAAGGAGGGTGTGCGCTATGTTTTTAATCACGACATCTTCCGTGCTAACGACGAGCGACTTTGTTTCCATGCTGACGTAGAATTGGTCTGTTTAATCAATGGACGACTCGGCAACAGCGAAGACTACGACCGCGCCTTTGCCCCTTATTGGCAGACCGAAGAACAGAAATAA
- the dprA gene encoding DNA-processing protein DprA: MTAQQEQLNTLILSRIGFYNLAGILEVYRRVGAATPVIEQHCDIRSLIPEASQRLVEAFQDISSLQKWAEAELEWAENNGVQVLCLGDERYPRRLSECCDAPLVLFYQGTADLNCPRIINVVGTRRSTLYGQDLIRRFVTDLRKLCPDTLIVSGLAYGIDINAHRQALDNGFETVAVLAHGLDMLYPHAHRDTAKQMLNQGGLLTEYATHTNADKQNFVRRNRIVAGMSDACIVVESASHGGALITARLATEYNRDVFAFPGAVGAAYSEGCNNLIRDNKAALITSAFDFVNAMGWQDNMLNRARNEGIERQLFPELSSEEQQIVTVLQRENDLQINLLTLKTNLPIARLTALLFTLEMKGVVKALPGGSYHLLG, encoded by the coding sequence ATGACAGCCCAACAGGAACAACTCAACACGCTGATTCTCTCGCGCATTGGTTTCTATAACCTTGCAGGAATACTCGAAGTCTATCGTCGGGTGGGTGCCGCTACGCCTGTTATCGAACAGCATTGCGACATCAGGAGCCTCATTCCTGAGGCTTCACAGCGTCTTGTTGAGGCTTTTCAAGACATCAGTTCCTTGCAGAAATGGGCCGAAGCCGAACTCGAGTGGGCTGAAAACAACGGCGTGCAGGTGCTTTGTTTAGGCGATGAACGCTATCCCCGACGTCTCAGCGAATGCTGTGATGCACCGCTTGTGCTGTTCTATCAAGGCACGGCCGACCTCAACTGTCCACGCATTATCAATGTTGTGGGCACACGACGCAGTACACTTTACGGGCAAGATCTTATCCGAAGGTTCGTCACCGACCTGAGAAAGCTTTGCCCCGACACGCTTATTGTGAGCGGACTTGCTTATGGTATCGACATCAATGCACATCGGCAGGCACTCGACAATGGCTTTGAAACTGTGGCTGTTCTGGCCCACGGACTCGACATGCTCTATCCCCATGCGCATCGGGACACCGCGAAACAGATGCTCAATCAAGGTGGACTGCTCACGGAATATGCCACACATACCAATGCCGACAAACAGAACTTCGTGCGCCGTAACCGTATTGTTGCAGGCATGAGCGACGCCTGCATTGTCGTTGAAAGTGCCTCTCATGGCGGCGCACTCATCACGGCACGCCTCGCTACAGAGTACAATCGGGATGTCTTTGCCTTTCCCGGAGCTGTCGGAGCTGCCTATAGTGAGGGCTGCAACAACCTCATCCGCGACAACAAGGCTGCGCTCATCACGTCGGCTTTCGACTTCGTCAATGCCATGGGATGGCAGGACAATATGCTCAACCGCGCCCGAAACGAGGGCATAGAACGCCAACTTTTTCCTGAACTCAGCAGTGAAGAACAGCAGATTGTGACTGTGCTTCAACGCGAAAACGACCTGCAAATCAACCTCCTCACCCTCAAAACCAATCTTCCTATAGCCCGCCTTACCGCCCTTCTCTTTACACTTGAGATGAAAGGTGTCGTCAAGGCATTGCCCGGAGGCAGCTATCATTTGCTCGGATAG
- the ychF gene encoding redox-regulated ATPase YchF, producing the protein MALKCGIVGLPNVGKSTLFNCLSSAKAQSANFPFCTIEPNLGVITVPDERLNKLAEIVHPGRIVPATCEIVDIAGLVKGASKGEGLGNKFLGNIRECDAIIHVIRCFDDDNIVREGGMAVDPLEDKSIIDTELQLKDLETIDAQLSKQQKAAAAGNKDAKLMCTVLEAYKAVLEQGKNAREVTFESKDEQQAAHDLFLLTTKPVLYVCNVDEASAKTGNDYSRRVEEMAAQEGAEAMVIAAKTEEDIASLETYEDKQMFLEELGLEQSGVNRLIQKAYALLNLETFITAGEMEVKAWTYHKGWKAPQCAGVIHTDFEKGFIRAEVIKYDDYIKYGSETAVREAGKLGIEGKEYVVQDGDIMHFRFNV; encoded by the coding sequence ATGGCTTTGAAATGTGGAATTGTAGGCCTGCCAAACGTGGGAAAGTCTACGCTGTTCAACTGTCTGTCGAGTGCCAAGGCACAGTCGGCAAACTTCCCTTTTTGTACGATTGAGCCGAATTTGGGTGTGATTACGGTGCCCGATGAGCGACTCAACAAGCTTGCTGAGATTGTTCATCCGGGGCGGATTGTACCTGCTACGTGTGAGATTGTCGATATTGCCGGGCTTGTCAAGGGTGCTTCCAAAGGCGAAGGACTCGGCAATAAGTTCTTGGGAAACATTCGTGAATGCGATGCAATCATTCATGTCATCCGCTGTTTTGATGACGATAACATTGTGCGTGAAGGCGGCATGGCGGTTGACCCACTTGAAGACAAGAGCATCATTGACACCGAGCTACAGCTGAAAGACCTTGAAACGATTGATGCCCAGCTCAGTAAACAGCAGAAAGCTGCGGCTGCAGGCAACAAGGATGCCAAATTGATGTGCACGGTTCTGGAAGCTTATAAGGCTGTGCTTGAGCAGGGAAAGAATGCGCGTGAGGTGACATTTGAAAGCAAAGATGAGCAGCAGGCAGCCCATGATCTCTTCCTGTTGACCACGAAACCTGTGCTCTACGTATGCAATGTAGATGAAGCAAGCGCTAAAACGGGCAACGATTATTCACGTCGTGTGGAGGAAATGGCAGCCCAAGAAGGAGCTGAAGCCATGGTGATTGCAGCCAAGACCGAGGAAGATATCGCTTCTTTGGAAACCTATGAAGACAAGCAGATGTTCCTCGAAGAGTTGGGATTGGAGCAGAGTGGTGTCAACCGTCTTATCCAAAAGGCCTACGCTTTGCTTAATCTTGAAACGTTTATCACGGCAGGCGAAATGGAAGTAAAAGCCTGGACGTATCACAAAGGCTGGAAAGCGCCACAGTGTGCAGGTGTAATTCACACCGATTTTGAAAAGGGTTTCATCCGTGCCGAGGTCATCAAATACGATGATTACATTAAGTATGGCTCGGAAACTGCAGTCAGAGAAGCTGGTAAACTCGGTATCGAAGGTAAGGAATACGTTGTGCAGGACGGTGACATCATGCACTTTAGGTTTAATGTGTAA
- the lgt gene encoding prolipoprotein diacylglyceryl transferase, which translates to MLNYIIWNPNIYFFQIGNWGIRWYSICWLIGLVGAYFMVRWLFYHQNIAVRTVMVNGKKQEENVFDPLFLYCFLGILIGARLGHCLFYQPDYFLTSGTHFLEMFIPFKNMPDGSWHFVGYEGLASHGGTLGLMFALWLYSRKYKVKLWQLLDDIAIATPITACFIRLGNLMNSEIIGKVTDVSWAFIFEKVDKYPRHPGQLYEAIAYAVIFFVGWYFYRKRKLPVGKGFYFGLCITLIFAFRFFIEYTKDIQVGFESGMLFNMGQLLSVPFVALGIWCMMRARK; encoded by the coding sequence ATGCTAAACTACATCATCTGGAATCCCAATATCTATTTCTTTCAGATAGGGAATTGGGGCATTCGCTGGTATTCAATATGCTGGCTGATTGGACTTGTCGGTGCCTATTTCATGGTACGTTGGTTGTTCTACCATCAGAATATCGCTGTGCGGACGGTGATGGTGAACGGGAAAAAGCAGGAGGAAAACGTATTCGATCCGCTCTTTCTCTATTGTTTCTTAGGCATATTGATTGGTGCCCGGCTCGGTCATTGCCTCTTCTATCAACCCGATTACTTCCTCACTTCGGGCACACACTTCCTTGAAATGTTCATCCCTTTCAAGAACATGCCCGACGGTTCATGGCATTTCGTGGGCTATGAAGGGTTGGCAAGCCACGGGGGAACCCTCGGATTGATGTTCGCCTTGTGGCTCTATAGCCGCAAATATAAGGTGAAATTGTGGCAGTTGTTAGACGATATCGCCATTGCAACCCCTATCACCGCCTGTTTCATTCGACTTGGAAACTTGATGAATAGCGAGATTATCGGCAAGGTGACTGATGTGTCTTGGGCTTTCATCTTCGAAAAAGTAGACAAATATCCGCGTCATCCCGGCCAACTGTATGAGGCCATTGCCTATGCCGTTATCTTCTTTGTGGGTTGGTATTTCTATCGAAAGCGCAAACTTCCTGTAGGTAAAGGTTTCTATTTCGGCCTTTGCATCACGCTGATTTTCGCATTCCGTTTCTTCATTGAATACACCAAAGACATTCAAGTGGGCTTTGAGTCAGGCATGCTCTTCAACATGGGACAGCTGCTCAGTGTGCCCTTTGTGGCTCTTGGCATCTGGTGCATGATGAGAGCACGAAAGTGA
- the dinB gene encoding DNA polymerase IV, producing MRKIIHIDMDAFFASVEQRDRPELRGKPIAVGYDGARGVVCTASYEARKFGVRSAMSVQLAKRLCRELIVVEGNYQHYREVSEQLHGIFHDYTDIIEPLSLDEAFLDVTVNKKGISLAVDIAKEIKQRIKDELGLTASAGISYNKLLAKIASDYRKPDGLCTIHPDKAMNFVAKLPVEDLWGVGPKTARRMHRMGIFNALQLRACSLEHLKMVFGKSGPAFYNYARGIDERPVVVERTRKSVGCEQTFLEDISLPSALLIELYHLVLELTARIEKGNFEGKTLTLKIKYADFKQITRSITGRKLLKTKDDILPLAKRLLHLVHYDNAHAIRLMGLSVSNPGGEDGDAAPEWIQLELEFKEDKRGRR from the coding sequence ATGCGCAAAATCATTCATATCGACATGGACGCTTTCTTTGCCAGCGTAGAGCAAAGAGATCGGCCCGAACTCCGCGGCAAACCAATAGCCGTGGGCTATGACGGTGCGCGCGGTGTTGTGTGTACTGCCAGTTACGAAGCACGCAAGTTTGGTGTTCGTTCGGCCATGTCGGTGCAGTTAGCCAAGCGGTTATGCAGGGAACTTATCGTCGTAGAAGGCAACTATCAGCATTACAGGGAGGTGTCGGAGCAGTTGCATGGCATCTTCCATGACTACACAGATATCATCGAACCCCTGTCTCTTGATGAGGCGTTCCTTGATGTAACCGTCAACAAAAAGGGTATTTCGCTTGCTGTCGACATTGCCAAAGAGATTAAACAACGCATCAAAGACGAATTAGGTCTTACGGCTTCGGCGGGTATTTCGTATAATAAACTCTTGGCGAAGATAGCTTCTGACTATCGAAAACCCGACGGACTCTGTACTATTCACCCTGACAAGGCGATGAACTTCGTGGCAAAACTGCCTGTGGAAGACCTGTGGGGCGTTGGCCCGAAGACTGCACGGCGCATGCATCGCATGGGGATATTCAATGCGCTTCAACTGCGGGCATGTTCGCTCGAGCATCTGAAGATGGTCTTTGGAAAGTCAGGCCCGGCGTTCTATAACTATGCCCGAGGTATTGATGAGCGTCCTGTCGTGGTTGAACGCACGCGGAAATCCGTGGGTTGTGAGCAGACTTTTCTCGAAGATATCAGTTTGCCTTCGGCCTTATTGATAGAACTTTACCACTTGGTTCTTGAGCTTACGGCGCGTATCGAAAAGGGGAATTTCGAAGGAAAGACATTGACTTTGAAAATCAAATACGCCGATTTCAAGCAGATTACGCGCAGCATCACGGGACGAAAGCTGTTGAAAACCAAGGATGATATCCTTCCCTTGGCCAAGCGGTTGCTTCATCTTGTTCATTATGACAATGCACATGCCATTCGTCTCATGGGGCTTTCGGTGTCTAATCCCGGTGGAGAAGACGGGGATGCCGCACCGGAATGGATACAGTTGGAATTGGAGTTTAAGGAAGATAAAAGGGGAAGAAGATAG
- the dusB gene encoding tRNA dihydrouridine synthase DusB, whose translation MKIGKLDFGERPLFLAPMEDVTDIGFRMLCKQYGAAMVYTEFVSADAIIRSIKSTLDKMTINDAERPVGIQIYGRDVESMVEAAKIVEQVKPDLIDLNFGCPVKKVAGKGAGSGMLRNIPLLLDITRNVVKAVSTPVTVKTRLGWDNDSLIITDLAEQLQDCGIQALTIHGRTRAQMYTGEADWTLIGKVKSNPRIHIPIIGNGDITTPEEAKRAFDDYGVDAVMVGRATFGRPWVFKEMRDFIDNTTSSPLTIDDKIDILEEQLRINVERIDVYRGIIHTRRHLASSPIFKGIPDFKQTRIAMLRATKVDELIAIFEECRGKLKPHPQPLSKERGVKCLGNEVFNTI comes from the coding sequence ATGAAAATAGGCAAATTAGACTTTGGTGAGCGTCCGCTTTTCCTCGCTCCGATGGAAGATGTGACCGACATTGGCTTTCGAATGCTTTGCAAACAGTATGGTGCAGCAATGGTTTATACAGAGTTTGTGTCGGCAGATGCCATTATCAGAAGCATCAAGTCGACGCTTGATAAGATGACCATCAATGATGCCGAACGCCCTGTTGGAATTCAGATTTACGGTCGGGATGTCGAGTCAATGGTTGAGGCTGCAAAGATTGTTGAACAGGTGAAACCCGATTTGATTGACTTGAATTTCGGCTGTCCGGTAAAGAAAGTAGCCGGCAAGGGGGCCGGTTCGGGCATGCTTCGCAACATACCGTTGCTGCTTGACATCACGCGAAACGTGGTGAAAGCTGTCAGCACTCCGGTCACCGTGAAGACGCGTTTGGGGTGGGATAATGACAGTCTTATTATCACTGATTTGGCTGAACAACTGCAGGATTGTGGCATACAAGCGCTCACAATCCATGGCCGCACGCGTGCCCAGATGTACACCGGTGAGGCCGATTGGACCTTGATAGGCAAGGTGAAAAGCAACCCTCGAATACATATTCCCATTATCGGTAACGGCGACATCACTACTCCCGAAGAAGCCAAACGTGCCTTTGATGATTATGGTGTAGATGCGGTTATGGTGGGACGTGCCACATTTGGCCGCCCATGGGTATTCAAAGAGATGCGCGATTTTATTGATAACACCACGTCAAGCCCTTTGACCATAGACGACAAAATCGACATTCTTGAGGAACAACTCCGTATTAATGTGGAACGCATCGATGTGTATCGAGGCATTATCCACACGCGTCGTCACCTTGCTTCGAGTCCTATTTTCAAAGGCATTCCCGATTTCAAACAAACGCGTATCGCCATGCTTCGTGCCACGAAAGTCGACGAACTGATTGCGATATTCGAGGAGTGTAGAGGGAAATTAAAGCCTCACCCCCAACCCCTCTCCAAGGAGAGGGGAGTGAAATGCTTAGGAAATGAAGTTTTTAATACAATATAA
- a CDS encoding MATE family efflux transporter: MNKSQMEPKQKMMKNELSMTSGAPFRAILTFATPLVLGYILQQLYLIIDAVIVGRWIGVGALAAVGASSSIMFLIMGFCNGACAGFAIPIAQAFGAGDHHKMRCYVSNAIRIAVVLAVVITLLSCVLCEKILNLVNTPADVFHDAYVFLFLQFCTIPFTIAYNLLAGQIRALGNSKQPFYFLIISSVLNVLLDVLLILILGLGVEGAGIATFLSQAFASWLCWRFIRRNMRQLVPTSEENKFDNKKISILLNNGVPMGLQFSITAIGIIMLQSANNALGTVYVASFTAAVRVKYLFTCVLENIGVAMATYCGQNIGAQRLDRVKAGVRDAMWLMTAYFVLTVAVIYPFADEMMMLFVNGGEQEVIANAAQLMRISNWFYPALGVLVILRYSIQGLGYSNLSMMSGVMEMLARCGVSLWMVPAMAWLGVCYADPVAWLMADLFLIPAYFWLLRRLKEKVVSI; this comes from the coding sequence ATGAACAAATCCCAAATGGAACCCAAACAAAAGATGATGAAAAACGAATTGAGCATGACTTCCGGTGCACCTTTCCGCGCCATTCTGACATTTGCTACGCCCCTCGTTTTGGGCTATATCCTCCAACAGTTGTATCTGATTATCGATGCGGTGATTGTGGGACGCTGGATAGGGGTCGGTGCATTGGCTGCTGTGGGAGCTTCAAGCAGTATCATGTTCCTTATCATGGGCTTCTGCAACGGTGCGTGTGCTGGCTTTGCTATTCCTATAGCACAGGCCTTTGGTGCGGGCGATCACCACAAGATGCGATGCTATGTGAGCAATGCAATCCGCATAGCTGTCGTGTTGGCCGTGGTGATTACACTTCTCTCCTGTGTGCTGTGTGAGAAGATTCTGAACCTCGTAAACACACCGGCCGATGTGTTTCATGATGCTTACGTGTTTCTTTTCCTGCAATTCTGCACGATTCCTTTCACGATAGCCTATAATCTTCTTGCAGGGCAGATACGTGCATTGGGCAACTCTAAGCAGCCGTTTTATTTTCTCATCATATCGTCTGTGCTGAATGTGTTGCTTGATGTGTTGCTTATTCTGATTTTGGGATTAGGCGTCGAAGGTGCGGGAATTGCGACATTCCTGAGTCAGGCTTTTGCCTCATGGCTTTGCTGGAGGTTCATCAGACGCAACATGAGGCAGCTTGTTCCGACGAGTGAGGAAAACAAATTCGACAACAAGAAAATCAGTATTCTGCTGAACAACGGCGTCCCGATGGGGCTGCAATTCTCAATCACGGCTATTGGTATCATTATGTTGCAAAGTGCCAACAATGCGCTTGGAACGGTATATGTGGCTTCGTTTACGGCGGCGGTACGCGTGAAATACCTTTTCACGTGCGTGCTTGAAAACATCGGGGTTGCCATGGCTACCTATTGCGGACAGAACATTGGAGCGCAGAGGCTCGACCGTGTAAAGGCCGGTGTGCGCGATGCCATGTGGCTTATGACAGCCTATTTCGTGCTCACAGTGGCAGTCATCTATCCTTTCGCCGATGAGATGATGATGCTTTTTGTCAACGGTGGTGAACAGGAAGTGATTGCCAATGCTGCTCAGTTGATGCGTATTTCCAACTGGTTCTATCCTGCATTGGGCGTGCTTGTGATTTTGCGTTACAGCATTCAAGGACTCGGGTATAGCAATCTGAGCATGATGAGTGGGGTGATGGAGATGCTGGCCCGCTGCGGTGTGAGTCTCTGGATGGTGCCGGCAATGGCTTGGTTGGGTGTCTGTTATGCTGACCCTGTGGCTTGGTTGATGGCCGATCTGTTCCTTATTCCGGCCTACTTCTGGCTCTTGAGAAGATTGAAAGAAAAGGTTGTAAGCATATAA